In Artemia franciscana chromosome 14, ASM3288406v1, whole genome shotgun sequence, the genomic stretch TTATTAAAGATGAAACCCAATCAAGAAAACAATGTCTTGTGAAAAAAGCGTGTTCACTAAGAACAGAAGATCAACAACggtaactaaaaaaaggaaagaccAGAATTCAAAGCAAAACTGATCGCTATTTTCAATCCTCTAGTAAATTAAGTTTTTAGCCACATCCAGCCTCGCTCTTATTCCATTCCAATGAAATATAAGTCTTTTTGCCAGTTTACAGAGTCACTGAGCCAttgctttaaaattgaaatataattaaaaacgaaaaacatataaacctacattttgtattaaatttaacTCCTTTTGAACCAGTAGTGTCACGCcttcagatattaaaaaaagaaaaaaaaagaacataatatCAGCTGAGATTTGTGCATTCTGGTgttaagcaaaacaaaaaagaaatacatcCAAAATCCAATTTCGAGCCATGTTTTAAAATAGCTGAGCTTTCCCAGCCTTTCTCACTTGGTTTCGACTTACACTTACATCCTAAATCAGAAACACTAGAAACAATCTTAACACTATCACCAATAACATAATTTATACCATCCACAATTGTGCCAAAATGGCTGTAAttaatcaattcaaaattattttcaaatttatcaagaAAAATGACACAATGATTTTCTGAATTATACTGACACTTTCCATAATATGGCAAATAAATATCATTTGATATCTGAGTTCCAACTTCAACTGatgttttatttattggaaACGGAGGCAACTCACAATCAATAGGCACAAGAAAAGCATAAGTTGTCCTTAAGCTGGTAAAACCAGCCGTTCCTCCGTTAGTTCCGATCTTATTACCGTTAGTTTCTGTTACTTCGTTAGTTATCATTTTAGTCGAGTTACCAACAGAGTTTCCCTTTGAAAGATAATTTGCCATTAGGATTTCATCAATAACATTTGCCTGCAACTTATTTTGATAATGATGTTTGATTGCTTCAGGCACTTTAATTCTTAATCTTCCATTTAAGCGGACTTTCCGTCTAAAAGGAGGGAATTTTCTAGACCCTTTACGCAGAAATGCAATTTGGACTTCGTCCTGATCTATAGGTTTTGATAGCAAATCCCAGTAGCGTAATCTTTCAGATAATTTATCTGTTACTAGCCTCTTTTCTTCAATAAATTGATGCGGATGGTTAGGACACATCCACAGTCCAGTTGGTACATGAGCAAGAGGGGGAGTTAAGCAATCTAAGTGATAAAAGAGGGAGCAGAAGTCGCATGATAATAATGGAGCATGCCGACATGTTCGTCTGCAGACAAAGCAAAGTTTAAATGGCTTATGGACAATACCATTTTCACATACTTCAAACGGTCTTTTTGAGAGACTTCTTGATTCTCCAGGAAAATTCACATTGGGTAAgtagatatatttttttgccagtttAAAACTTTTCGAGTTTGATGATTCTTCAACGGCCTTGAATTTTTCGTGAGCTAATGCGAGTTTAAATCCTTCGTCAACTTGTGTTTCACCATCTACTATGTCAGACTTTgttttaccatttacaatccaAACAGTCTTTTTAGATTCATCTCCATCAATACcatttaacttttttctcttcttattattttcaattttagagTCTCGGATCTTTCTTTTCTGAATATCCTGTGAACAGCGTCGGCACATCCATTCTTGCGGCAAATCATCAACATCAAGCGGGGGTTCATGGCACAACATATGAAACGAGGATGGACATCTGTCACAGCATATGATATCACCTCCTTCTCCACATGAGTCACAGAGATCTCGATTATGTCCTTTGCCAGGGACTTTAAAATAATGATGTAAATTTTTTCCTTGGCTTTCAGGAGGTTTGTCGTCGAATTCAGATGGAGGTGCTAACAATGCCATAATCTTGGGCATCAAGCCCTCTTCTTCGCGTGACGGGCGTTTCCAAGACATTTCTAAACAGAAAAGACAATTAAGACTAGAACGTCATAAAAAGAACTTAAACTAACTGAAAACAATCAAAGATTAGATACAAAAAAGAGAGAGATAAGAAAGGAATGTTTCCaagatatttcttaaaagaaaattacactAAAGACTAGAAccctaaaaacttaaaaagagctgCAATTGATCAAGAACAACCAACGGCTTAGAGACGAAggaagggagagagagagacagagggGGGACCAGGACAAGCTGCCTTGGGCCCCATGGCTGGAGGGTTGCTGGGgagagggagaaagagagagagaatggTTTTAATAGACATGGTGCCATAGTACCATCAAACTCAAAGCATACTACCATAAATGTTTTAtagtatatataaatagaaGGGCCCAGGTGAGTCTATGGGAAAACTGTCTCTCTTCCCCTCCACCCTGGTATTTTTAGACACGTTGTACCCCTTTAGTGGACCAGAGTTATTCAGATGTAATTTGGAGAAGGTCCTGAATCATCACATATTAATCATTTGATATTATATGAAGGGTTGGATTTCACCATACTGTTGTGGCTCGAGGATAACCGTGTTAAACAGAATCCAGGACCAATATGGTGCATGCAAGCCCAGGTGCAACGATGCCTAATTACCACGAACAGGATAAGGCCTAACGCCCCATAAGCCCTCTAAAAACAACAGCTAAGAGCCCATATGACACtcgtgacgaggcaagaagagctaagagccaagagatcatatggtatgagttctaacaaaattctaagaatcaatagattgatttaaaaggaaaatcagaggcttaatgccggtcgggatttaaaataagagctctgagtcacgatgtccttctaaatatcaaaattcattaagatccgatcacccactcgtatgttataaatacctaattttttctaatttttcctcaccctttagccccccagatggtcgaatcaggagaaacgactttatcaagtcaatttgtacagctccctgacacgcctaccaattttcatcgtcctagcacgtacagaagcaccaaactcgccaaagtactgaACCCctcacccccaactcccccaaagagagcgaatccagtacggttacgtcaatcacgtatctacgacatttgcttattctatccaccaagcttcatcccgattcctccacactaagcgttttccaagatttccgatttccccctcgaactcccccaatgtcaacagatctggtcgggatttgaaataagagctctgtgacatgaattccttctaaatatcaaatttcattaagatcccgtcacccgttcttaagctaaaaatacctcaatttttctaatttttccaaattaacaccccccagctcctaaaaagagaacggatccgttccaattatgtcaatcacgtatctagaacttgtgcttattcttcccatcaagttgcatcccgatctcttcactctaagtgttttccaagatttctgtttccctcctccagccccctatgtccccggatccaattcgagtcgaaaatggagcatctgagacattatatccttctatatatcaagtttcattaagatccgattacctattcgtaagataaaaataccccaattttcacgttttccaagaattccagattccccctccaactccccccaatgttacagtatctggtcggaatttaaaataaaagctttaaagcacaagatccttctaaatatcaaatttcattaagatctggtcacccgttcgtaagttacaaatacctaatttttccgaattaccccccccccccccaactccaccaaagagagcggatccggcccggttatgtcagtcacgtatcttagacttgtttttattcttcccatccagtttcatcctgatctctctactttaagtattttctacgatttctgcccccccccccacccccaaatgacgctggatccggctGAGATTGAACATAAGagacctgagttacgaggtccttctaaatatgaagtttcatgaagatccgatcactccttcttaagttaaaaataagtcattttttctaatttttcagaattaaccctccccccccaataggacggatccgttccaattatgtcaatcacgtatctaagacttctgcttattttctccaccaagtttcatcccgatccctccactctaagcgttttccatgattttaggttcccctctaaactcccccaatgtcaccagatccggtcaggatttaaaagaagagctatgagacacgatatccttctaaatatgaaatttcattgagatctgatcacccgttcgtaatttaaaaatccctcatttttttgatttttcagaatcaacctcccccccccaactaccccaaagagagcgaatccgttccggttatgacaatcatatatctaggacttgtgcttatttttcccaccaagtttcattccgatccctccactctaagtgttttctaaggttttaggttcccccctcccaactccccccaatatcaccagatccggtcgagatttaaaataagagctctgagacacgatatccttccaaacatcaaatttcattaagatctgatcaaccgttcgtaagttaaaaatacttcattttttctattcttttcgaattaaccgaccccccactcctccccagaaGGTCAAATCAGGacaacaactatttctaatttagtctaGTCCGGTCCCTGAAACGCccgccaaattttatcgtcctagcttacctggaagtacctaaagtaacAAAGCCGGAccgacagacatacagaccgacagacagacagaccgacagaatttgcgattactgtcacttggttaataccaagtgccataaaaacgaaaaataaagttaagataagttgactactactactaacagctacCCGCAATACCTCCCCAgtacacagctacgcacgctccccctccatcccaatctattcaaagactCACTTTATACACCATCGCAGGAAGttcctgttttctttaaatatttctttatgacgcctcccaccccagacgaggacaacctgctttccgtttggccctagacggttgtccgaaaaggacaatctttggcaatctgtcatccttcatccacgtgccctagccatctcaaccttcctttcattttagccctagaaagcgggattgaactacatttttcgtacttcctactgtttgaaatacggtcagtcagtcggtaacccagaataatccgtaggcaatttctctggaaaacatctagcaaatcttcatccgcttttcagagTGCTCATGcctcagagccatatttgaccactgtcatcgctgtagcttctaatattctaatcttggtttgcaggcttatcttcatatttttccaaacttttttttaactataaaaaaacatcctgagccttggctattctattcttaacatcttcactgctcccaccgtctttactaataatactaccaaggtaagtgaagctgccaatctgatcaatcttttcgttacccaacgttcccttttcatcttcacttattcctagccttagggagccctttgggatattgtttttgttattttatgaaaataaatagaacttgaacttaattttcaaacctattctagcatccTGATCTCGCTAAACTTctgaaagttcattcattttgcttacactttcatctaatatacttaaatcatcagcataatctaattcCAGtagtttttcttccccatttgattccgaggtctcccattgcctttcccgtgctccttaagacaaagtccatcaaaaaaGGGGGATACAACACAAaactgcttaactcctgatttaatacaaaaccagctgctaaccttatttctaccttaaccgcagcagcgTTGCATATAGTTGACATAGAGGGTTTTTTATTGGGAAGAGGGACATGTTTGATCTTAGGTTTCTAAAGAGGCTtatggtattaaggtgaaacttagGAAGATATTGAGAGAGGTGACAAACACAAATTGTACATACTGGCTGTCAAAAGGGTGGATCAGCAACATCTAAGGAACggctgaggatattaagttcaaactttcagaGCATGTTGAACAGTGTTTGGATGGCAAAGGCCCACATACCCTTATTCGATGCTCCCCACCCTCATAACTAACAAAATTAATACATTGCCCCTTCGTTCCAATTAGTCGAAAGGTCTAATAATAATGTCACTGAGGATGCCATGCTCACTGAGGATGTCCTGCCATCCCCCAGCCTccggggaaagggctgcaaaTTATATTATGCACTCATTGTTTAAATAAAGGAtttatcatcaaacagttcatggtaacgaattgtagtaaggagcgacccggctcaacaataaacaaaactataaaaaacagaattttgaaactaatagatacatcaaaagaatcgggtttttatgatgattttacatatataagtttaattcactttagtcttacccatcaaaaattacaagcctgagaaaatttgcattattttggaaaatagggggaaacactctctaaaagtcatagaatctgaacgaaaattacatcatcgcattcagcgtatcagaaaaccctacagtaaaagtttcaagctcctatctacaaaaatgcggaatttcgtatttttttgccagaagaccgatcacgggttcgtgtttacttgttttctctttttttcccaaggatgatcgtattgacccagtggttctagaatttcgcgagacagctgattctaacggaaataaaaagttctagtgccctttttaagtgaccgaaaaaattggagggcacttaggccccctcccacgctcatttctttcccgaagtcaacggatcaaaattttgagatagccattttgttcagcatagtcaaaaacctaataccaatgtctttggggacgacttactctattttaaaactttgttGTAGTTgacagttgaaactttcaggggatgttgaaataaatcaaaagatagtATGCACATTCATCTTAATTACATGAAGGATGGAAAGGGTGGAGGAAGCTAAATTCTTGCCATAAAGACATCTAACAAAAAGTGACTTAGATATCAACCAAACCTAGCAGGCTAGAAAGTGAAAGCAAGTATCATAGTTATCCTTACTGTAGGTCCAAACCTCACTTATCTTTTTTAGAGGGAAGTCAGGGGAGGTAGATTCCTAAATTCTTGTCAGTGGACACGTACCAAAAGGGTAATCTTATCTCGGTCAAACGTTTTGGGAAGTATGAGAGAGAGTATCTTAGTTGGGCCTTTTTGGCTTCCAAACACACTCCATCCTATGTGGGGGAGGGGTGTCCCTACTATTCATATTAGTAGTCCATCTTCCAGAAAAACGATTTGTTGGATCTCAGCCATACTCCGTGAAAAATAAGAGGTATTGCGTTAGTTATACATTTTGTAGATCTGGACACCGCGTGACCTATGTTGGCAAGTGAAAGGGTTATTAGGCCTCAGCTAAATTAGGTTAGAAGCATCAGTAAATGTTCCACCTGTTCCTTTGAGGGTCTGCACCCATTCTGTCAATTGTGGGGAGAGTTATCTCTAAATTCTTATCATTACACTATCTGCCAGATTGATTTGTCCAATCTCGCCCAAATTTATGGAAAGTAAGAACAAGCGTTCCTAGTTGTGTTACTTAGAATGCTTAGCTGATCCAACCAATGTAAGACAGAACATTCCCCAATTCTTGCTATTAGCACGTCTACAAGAAAGAGTTAATTTTGACTCCATCCAATCCTTATAGGGGATGGAAAAGGGACTTTAAAATTTTGGCATTAGGATATGTAGCAGAAAATGTTATCTTCATACTTCAGCCAAGCTTGCATGGAGGAGAGAGTAAGTGTCTTAGATCTGCATTTTGAAGGCGTGCAAGTTATGCTATTTGGTGATTTGGATTCCATCATATCTTTGATTTGGATTCCATCCAGTCTTTTCGGGCAGGGAAAAGAGGCCTTAAATTCTTGTCATCAGTACACCTGGCGGAAGAATTTATCATTCTTCTTTGCATGAAAGAGAGGGTAAATGTCGTAGCTGTGCATTTTGGGGGCCCTTACCTATGTTGGTCTCCGTGATCGAGGgcttctagatttttttttacccataaTATCTACTGTCAGATCCCAAAGGTGGTGAATAGTAAAAGTAAGTGTCATCCCAGATCTACCTTTTGAGATTTAATATCTGATTCAACCTATGCAAGATGAGAGGGTCCCTAAATTCTCACCACAGGGACATTTAGCAGAAGGGGGTTGGTGGATATCAACCAAACTCAGTGGACAGCACGAGCTAGTACCATAATTAAGGAATTTTCAGAGCCTGAGCTCATTCAGACTTCTTGTTAGACAGAAGGAGGGGGTATTTTTGCCATTGCTTTATCTACCAAAAGGGGATCCCAAATTCCAGCCAGACTTGGCGAGAAGTAACAGATAGTATCGCAGTTGTGAATTTTGGAGCCAATCACAATCCCATCTATGCCAATGGGAAGGATAGccttaatttttaacttttttccttagctcattgatttttgttttgcaacattttttttgtttacttgtcaCATAAACTCGTGAGccgttttttaaccaaattccGAGTCTTCTGTTGCttccaaatttagttttatcgGCATATACACTTCCAATGACAGTGTAAAAATACAGCACTAAAATCCCCTTCCCTCTCGTATACTCCGCCTTgttaaataaaacaacacaaACCCGTAATTGGGCActgcaatcaaacagttcgtggtaacgaactgtagtaaggagcgacccggctcaatagtaaccaaaactctaaaaaacggaattttgataccaatagttacatcaaaagaatcgcattttaatgttgattttaaatatataagtttcatcaagtttagttttacccatcaaaagttacgagcctgacaaaatctgccctattttagaaaatagggtgaaacaccccctaaaagtcataaaatcttaatgaaaatcacaccatcagattcagcgtatcagagaaccctattgtaaaagttccaagatcctatctacaaaaatgtggaattttgtcttttttgccaaaagacaaatcacggatgcgtgtttatttgttttttttttctttttcccaggggtgatcgtatcgacccagtggtcctagaattttgcgagagggctcattcgaacggaaatgaaaagttctagtgccctttttaagtgaccaaaaaaatcggagggcacctaggccccctcccacgctcattttttcccaaagtagtcggatcaaaattctgagatagccattttattcagcaaagtcaaaaaaccttataactatgtctttggggacgactaactcccccacagtccaggtgggaggggctgcaagttgcaaattttgaccagtttttgcatatattaatggttattgggaaatgtagagacgttttcaggaaaatttttggttgggaggggggggggggttgagaagagggagctatgtgggataaattttccatggaggaatttgtcatgggggaagaagatttccataaagggggcgcagcattttctagcattatttaaaaaaccaatgagaaaataaacatgaaaaagttttttttcaactggaagtatggagtagcattaaaacttaaaacgaacagaaaatattacgcatataaggggttcacctcttcctaatacctcactctttacgctaaaggatttttagtaatttcaactatttattctacggcctttgtgattcaggggacaaaatttaagctttaatgcaaagagttattgacgaggtattgacgagtgggcgaaccttctcatatacgtaataaaaacatacgaaaatagaagtttgttacgtaaactaattcgtaagctacgtatatcttttactaatgaaaaacgttcgtaaaaactgaaagttctagatgcctttttaagtacccaaaaaattggagagaaactgggcctccttcccctccttttttcgcaaaatccttcgatcaaaactatgggaaagccatttagccaaataaataaatatacaaatttcgctttaattattcatctgcggagagccgaaatcaaaacatggattaactaaaaaaacgttcagaaattaaataaaacaaacaagtttttttagctgaaagtaaggagcgacattaaaacttaaaacgaacagaaattaccccgtatatgaatggggctgctccttcttcaacgccctgctcttcacgctaaagtttttactgttataaaaagtagagttgagagaaagagtcaaactttagtgcaaagagcaaggcgttgaagagggagcagcccctttcatatacggggtaatttctgttcgttttaagttttaatgtcgctccttactttcagttaaaaaaacttgtttttattttatttaatagtataaAACGAGCACTATTATACAGGACTTAACAGCTCAGCAGAAAGAACACTTGCCTGTGGCAACTTGAATTTGAATCgtagataagaaaaaaacaatttctagaCACTTTTTGTCTTAGAGAAGACTCAAAAGtcgaaaactttttattatttttttttaaccagccCACTTTTTACAGCAGTAAAATGATATGATCTGTTCTTTTTACAGCATCAGACATAAATAAGACTGTGTTTTGCAGCCAACATGTTTTTCTAGGAAGACCTTCACCAGTAATACAAATACAGATCTGAAGAAgactgtttttaatatttctataaCATTTTCAGTCAGTAAATAGTGGGGGCGGGGtataaaaattatgataaaCTACTTTTGTAATCTGCTGTATCCAGGGGTGTCAACAGGTGAAGGGtgactagcccccctcccctttaAATTTCGgaaatactttcttttttctgtatttccattgaaaaaaatgtcgtttttatattttcattgaaaaactgaacaaaatatatatcaaaataaccCACCTCTACATTTAGAAAACGTATTATGCCACCATCTATATTTTCGTGAACTGTTGTCATTAGTTCTATCCACCTTTTTCTCTTATCTCCTCGTACATTATTaagtcaaacataaaaaaagatagtCTTTACTCAACTAAGCTACCTAGCCTGATCTTACATGATGCACATACTTATGAGAGGCAGGTAACAAAATGGGAAATAAAGCAGGTCAAAACGAAGATTATGATCTTAAGAATTATTTGTCAGATAACATTtgaaatgttctttttaataacaaaacatttgaatctatttgtttgttaaatgtatttaattatcTGTTATATACTTTTCTTCTATATTAAACCTTTATATTTAATGTGAtttgttaaatttaatataaaaattatgcgACAAATGTATAGCTTCTTTATTTGTTCTAACAATAAAATATGTATGTTTAGGTTTTATTCATCTTACTTAAGCTGGAAGCAAAGAAATATCCTTAGAGTCCCTTGATTTGCCAAAGTGCTTAAGTTTTTTGACCTACCTGTTTTCCCTAGATTTGGTTTTTAGAACTGATTTTAGAGGACATATTTCTCTTTGTGcacatatattttcaaaatgtattttttttgagCAGTTTTTTACAAGTGAAATTGAATAATACATATTTAAGTCTAACAATGTTGATGTATGTATTAGTAGACCTAACACTCCATATAACCAGAGTAGGGTGCTTGGTAGGCCCATATATAACCAGATAACACAATATAACCCATGTAGTCATATAATCCATATAAACAGAATGGAGGTCTTCGTttctgttttctcttcttttttttgtactgcTGTTATTTTAGTGGTATGTTATTGGTATGTATGTCAAATCATGGTAATGTCAGAGTTGAACATTACTTGTCAAGAAAAAGCCATGAAAATCCTTAAACATTTTGCTTGCAGGGAAGTGTAAACTCAggtatatatttatgttttaaacaGTGGTGCCAATTCATGAAAGTGTGGGGGGACAGACAGGGaatggattttcaaaatttggaggagggcatttttacttttttctcaataaaaataacaagtgtagggtaattttcaaagaaaatagcaaaaagtcaaattaGGGGTGATATTCCCTTTAATTGGCCCCATTGGTTCTGAacgattattaaaaattttacaactaATACTGGAAGGTTTTTCGCAACTGTACATGCACAGATAACTCAATGGTAAGAGAGTAGTGGATGCACTTATGGAAAACAGCAATTAACACATCAAATTTCTTACTGAGGGGCTCTTAAGTTCCTAAAATGGTGCTAGAACTTGAACTtattaaccttttttttgttctctacaaTGATGTCAAAAGAGTTCAAGAAACATCAGCAGAAAATAACTTCCATATTTGGCAACATCCCTAGTGCAAGGTTTATAGGGAGGGGGAAGGCAAGCTGAGTGATAATTTGCTCTTTACCACATGGCATCATTAGCTACCATCAGGCTTTCAGGAAAGACCACCCAAATTTCTTCTACAAGAGGACTGAATTTTATTCAGATGTTTGCAAGACGTTGCAAGAGATGTGAAGAGATATGAATACCCAAAAGAAAAACTTCCATGAACTTCCTTGATAGCTTCACCTTTCAAGATGAAGTTGAATGCATTTAAACTGACCACCCATGTGCCTCAATTTTCTACCTCAATGCGATCGAATTGTAGGAACAAAGCAGCTTGTACAGGGTCTTTCCATTTACTGGCAGCTGCATTGGCTGTGATATTGTCAAAACAATGATGTAGAGGATTGATAAATTCAAATTCGGCAATTGCTTCTTCCACAAATACAAGAGTACCTTGACATGGCtttaaccattaaaaaaaaacaaaaaaacatttactcCTTGGATCAGAGAGGAAACAGTTTACATTACATCAAGGAAAATCTCTAAATGAAGTGCTTAGATCTCTGATGAATGTAATAATTTTTCATGACAGAGAAGTTAAATTTtagtagttttatttgaaataagtcccatttactaaaaagaaaatacaagtaAGTAGCCTTAAAGATGATCTGTGTTTGAAGTTCATTAAAGTGCCATTATTGGCTAGGATTCTTGAGAAT encodes the following:
- the LOC136035507 gene encoding PHD finger protein 12-like, yielding MSWKRPSREEEGLMPKIMALLAPPSEFDDKPPESQGKNLHHYFKVPGKGHNRDLCDSCGEGGDIICCDRCPSSFHMLCHEPPLDVDDLPQEWMCRRCSQDIQKRKIRDSKIENNKKRKKLNGIDGDESKKTVWIVNGKTKSDIVDGETQVDEGFKLALAHEKFKAVEESSNSKSFKLAKKYIYLPNVNFPGESRSLSKRPFEVCENGIVHKPFKLCFVCRRTCRHAPLLSCDFCSLFYHLDCLTPPLAHVPTGLWMCPNHPHQFIEEKRLVTDKLSERLRYWDLLSKPIDQDEVQIAFLRKGSRKFPPFRRKVRLNGRLRIKVPEAIKHHYQNKLQANVIDEILMANYLSKGNSVGNSTKMITNEVTETNGNKIGTNGGTAGFTSLRTTYAFLVPIDCELPPFPINKTSVEVGTQISNDIYLPYYGKCQYNSENHCVIFLDKFENNFELINYSHFGTIVDGINYVIGDSVKIVSSVSDLGCKCKSKPSEKGWESSAILKHGSKLDFGCISFLFCLTPECTNLS